The Mytilus galloprovincialis chromosome 4, xbMytGall1.hap1.1, whole genome shotgun sequence genome contains a region encoding:
- the LOC143073647 gene encoding uncharacterized protein LOC143073647 — protein sequence MATSASWTLWKRLPPRYQLSVRTFVDEDDLIRHSPPGSPKTQRRGSPRHPRSENKSPRPPITSPTPANKRSIQNIPDISENENHIERPVSPSGSYFPYRKSGYIDHFKTQQRVNSARAMMVADDRSRSPSPNGRMSKTSAPEAKINKDTSMATTEIQHSIKRCEHHKVKTGEEDQDTYLQYSNKIEQRKYLVRETDEGTMYIDKGKIIYFRRYKSSPVSQTSNFTRYNDGGYLASIRREYLTKPRLLAMGPKRKTFKDETKVFEERENYNRKVANILDYYSYPDEDSISLDDLTKYTSSGRKVNSPRKQASMSPKNVKRIYFAYPKSEHEVRPVPVPDMQTDPGSYFKVNQQSKLHDRNFYLKTPGHKSSFRETNILDCACGMCRIEMQLALMAQAETESHAKFQQSKMLKVKSFNKENDVANNKTEMTESDLKLDLSSINKEAAKASNIQIQTDNNTTKQEQSEARKDGKENKQEQTLTVTIPKMETNREISEVARENEVNTETVQPLE from the coding sequence ATGGCTACGTCAGCATCGTGGACTTTATGGAAGAGGCTCCCTCCAAGATACCAGCTAAGTGTTCGAACATTCGTTGATGAAGACGATCTAATTCGACACTCACCACCAGGATCTCCGAAAACACAGAGACGGGGATCTCCTCGACATCCTCGCAGTGAAAATAAGTCTCCAAGACCACCAATTACTTCGCCAACGCCTGCCAATAAAAGATCAATTCAAAATATACCTGATATCTCAGAAAATGAAAACCACATTGAAAGGCCAGTTAGTCCATCGGGATCTTATTTTCCATACAGAAAATCGGGATATATTGATCATTTTAAAACTCAACAACGAGTTAATTCAGCTCGAGCAATGATGGTAGCAGACGACAGGTCACGTTCTCCGTCACCAAACGGTAGAATGAGTAAGACGTCTGCTCCGGAAGCAAAAATTAATAAAGACACTTCAATGGCAACAACAGAAATCCAGCATTCGATTAAGCGTTGTGAGCACCACAAAGTGAAAACTGGTGAGGAAGATCAAGATACATATCTCCAGTACTCTAACAAAATAGAACAAAGGAAATATTTGGTGCGAGAAACGGATGAGGGAACTATGTATATTGACAAAGGGAAAATCATATATTTCAGAAGATATAAATCAAGTCCAGTGTCACAAACGTCCAATTTTACGCGCTATAATGATGGCGGATATCTTGCCAGTATTCGAAGAGAATATTTGACCAAACCACGATTATTGGCCATGGGACCAAAGCGAAAAACTTTTAAAGATGAAACAAAAGTTTTCGAAGAGAGAGAAAATTATAATCGAAAAGTGGCAAATATACTCGACTATTACAGCTACCCGGATGAGGATAGTATTTCGTTAGATGATCTTACTAAGTACACATCATCTGGAAGAAAGGTAAATTCTCCTCGTAAACAAGCTAGTATGTCGCCAAAAAATGTTAAACGAATATATTTTGCCTATCCTAAATCGGAACATGAAGTTCGTCCAGTACCAGTTCCAGATATGCAGACTGATCCCGGTTCGTATTTCAAAGTCAATCAGCAATCAAAACTTCACGACAGAAATTTTTATTTGAAGACTCCCGGTCACAAATCTTCTTTCCGTGAGACAAACATTCTAGACTGCGCATGCGGTATGTGTAGAATAGAAATGCAGCTGGCTTTAATGGCCCAAGCAGAGACAGAAAGTCATGCAAAGTTTCAACAATCAAAGATGCTTAAAGTTAAATCGTTTAATAAGGAGAATGATGTTGCTAACAATAAAACTGAGATGACCGAAAGTGACCTTAAACTTGACCTTTCGTCCATCAACAAAGAAGCTGCTAAGGCATCTAACATTCAGATACAAACGGACAATAATACCACCAAACAAGAGCAGTCAGAAGCTAGGAAAGAtggaaaagaaaacaaacaagagCAAACATTAACTGTTACTATTCCGAAAATGGAAACCAACAGAGAGATAAGTGAGGTTGCGAGAGAAAACGAGGTTAATACTGAAACGGTTCAGCCATTGGAGTAG